From Pithys albifrons albifrons isolate INPA30051 chromosome 27, PitAlb_v1, whole genome shotgun sequence, one genomic window encodes:
- the LOC139683085 gene encoding unconventional myosin-Vb-like: MASGGPYVQVRAPGVSPAVQPGGLRGFTPCCGFGGLIVDLGGSAPWEAGARVWIPDHAEVWRVAEITTSYKEGDTVLHLRLGDGSALAYPIELQLPPLCNPDCLSGANDLVALSHLHEPAVLHSLRRRFLEANAVYTYCGIILIAINPYKPLPIYEEEVIYAYSGRELGDMDPHIFALAEEAYKQMVRFGKNQSLIISGESGAGKTVSAKYAMRFFTTVGGCLCDSSVEEKVLASSPVMEAFGNAKTARNDNSSRFGKYTEIGFIQENVTGASIKTYLLEKSRVTFQVKGERNYHIFYQLCASATLPELQGLGLCGADSFHYTCQGQSSAAQSTRDMDDLESTRHALALLGVPQSEQLELFSILAAILHLGNIVLRGQDRRGDVCVVEPGSKALELFCALLGIEVAQVTCWLCHRKLVTAGETFLKPLSRQQALDSRDALAKHMYGQVFSWMVRRINRALRSLQGHHTSIGILDIYGFEMFELNSFEQFCINYANEKLQQLFNLHIFKLDQEEYVTEGIPWVFVDFYDNQPCLELIEGRLGILDLLNEECKMPQGSDASWAQKLYQTHLSSSRFQKPKRMDAFVVCHFAGKVEYQCDGFVEKNRDTVPEELMGLLRASKVCNASALLAELFLEEGDGPVSRRSGGGRVGRSGRRSLPRTQKSKKCISSQFKASLNRLMEVLGSTSPHYIRCIKPNDRKEPFVFDSRRAVEQLRACGVLETIQISASGYPSRWTYQEFLERYRPLVSREELMGTDMKQICSLALGRLLQDPSKYQCGRTKVFFRAGQVAALEELRYQRVRAACTLLQRHLRGWLARRSFGRARAAVLCLQRYARGLLARRFVRVLRRTRAAVVLQKTLRMVLARRSYLQLRQAAITIQAFARGMFARRLHRQMVWHRKAVVIQAAVRGWLARTRYARLRRAVVLLQCCARRARARRELQRLRIEARSVEHYKQLHRGMEIKVIQLQCRLDEQTQEKQQLVEQLLGLQEQLSGLTAAHTEEVQHLQAELRRLREDTAREAQEQHLAELETHSMESCLGREVEEIRQHLVEVEAVKLQLEEERDALMQRMRDLEEQHQRVAQESQGLLRELQEEREHYRSLEQEYARLEQDYENLRDEVAFHRQSTLRRSPSSESFLGSENSCLSSSMSTASSRDSSDQQAEGLEEYWQAGSEGPQPGDETLLKGQNPLEKVCALPSEELRTQEELRRSKGPMKLEEKNPLQFLKCRNTAEMLGLSRSLEPAPVGEDLKHAYDALQVANRLLVTQLQEEKQHHEEEVQRLRRDICSLKELSQKQAALIQDLQSQQGQKGLQYHVLQVKEENWELAQKLEKQERTTLKLQKQLRSYAKQMQELAAKREAPGPTRGSAVPAVVPSQYPAVSSLAMLAWRKEDEGRIIKAIIIDYKPQSGPGVLPDLPAYILFLCFRHADQCHDEPRALSLLDSAINAIKRVMKKHSSDFDTVALWLSNTCRLQNCLRQYGQDKSCWQGNTARQNEHRLRNVDPWSCCRSLGVLAVQLYQQLIRTAEKGLKPMIVAAMLESEPIQGLSSSCSPGHRRSSSAPAHTLPELLQHLHSLRASLDHHGLAPSVGHQLLRQLLFLVSSTTLNYLLLRKDTCSWSCGIQLRYNISQVEQWLRAEGLQQSGAREVLEPLVQAAQLLQVKKVTEEDAGALCSLCTVLTPQQVVKILRAYTPAVGLEERVSPHFISIVERQLQDQYGEGPGQLLVNTSHLLPVHLPFTASPLHLDELHIPDTLNLPFLVRL; encoded by the exons ATGGCGTCGGGGGGCCCCTACGTGCAGGTGAGGGCTCCGGGGGTCTCACCCGCCGTGCAGCcgggggggctgcggggcttcaccccctgctgtgggtttggggggctcATTGTGGACctggggggctcagcacccTGGGAAGCT GGTGCTCGGGTGTGGATCCCTGACCATGCTGAAGTCTGGAGGGTGGCAGAAATAACCACAAGCTACAAGGAAGGAGACACTGTTCTCCATCTCCGCCTGGGCGATGGATCG GCACTGGCCTATCCCATCGAGCTCCAGCTGCCACCACTCTGCAACCCTGActgcctctcaggtgccaatgaccTGGTGGCCCTGAGCCACCTGCATGAGCCGGCCGTGCTGCACTCGCTGCGCCGGCGCTTCCTGGAGGCCAATGCTGTCTACACCTACTGCG GAATCATCCTCATCGCCATCAACCCCTACAAGCCACTGCCCATCTACGAGGAGGAGGTGATTTACGCCTACAGCGGCCGCGAGCTGGGGGACATGGACCCCCACATCTTTGCTCTGGCTGAGGAGGCCTACAAGCAGATGGTGAG GTTTGGGAAGAACCAGTCCCTCATCATCAGTGGGGAGTCGGGAGCAGGGAAAACTGTGTCGGCCAAGTACGCCATGAGGTTCTTCACCACGGTCGGGGGCTGCCTGTGCGACTCCAGCGTGGAGGAGAAGGTCCTGGCCTCCAGCCCTGTCATGGAG GCCTTTGGGAATGCAAAGACAGCCAGGAACGACAACAGCAGCCGCTTTGGGAAGTACACAGAGATTGGATTCATCCAAGAGAATGTCACAGGGGCCAGCATCAAAACGTACCTGCTGGAGAAGTCCCGTGTCACCTTCCAG GTGAAAGGAGAGAGGAACTACCACATCTTCTACCAGCTCTGTGCCTCAGCCACTCTGCCCGAGCTCCAGGGCCTGGGTCTCT GTGGTGCAGACTCCTTCCACTACACCTGCCAgggccagagctctgctgcccagagcaccagGGACATGGATGACTTGGAGAGCACCCGCCACGCCCTGGCACTCCTGG gtgTCCCCCAGTCcgagcagctggagctgttcagCATCTTGGCTGCCATCCTGCACCTGGGCAACATCGTGCTCAGAGGCCAGGACCGGCGTGGGGATGTCTGTGTCGTGGAG ccGGGCAGCAAGGCCCTGGAGCTGTTCTGTGCACTGCTGGGCATCGAGGTGGCACAGGTGACATGCTGGCTCTGCCACCGTAAGCTGGTCACCGCTGGAGAGACCTTCCTGAAGCCCCTCTCCAGGCAGCAGGCACTGGACTCCAGAGATGCCCTGGCCAAGCACATGTATGGGCAGGTCTTCAGCTGGATGGTGAGGAGGATCAACCGTGCCCTGCGATCACTGCAGGGTCACCACACCTCCATTGGCATCCTGGACATCTATGG GTTTGAGATGTTTGAGCTCAACAGCTTTGAGCAGTTCTGCATCAACTATGCCAACGAGAAGCTCCAACAGCTCTTTAACCTG cacatcTTCAAGCTGGATCAGGAGGAGTATGTGACTGAGGGGATCCCTTGGGTGTTTGTCGACTTTTATGACAACCAGCCATGCCTTGAGCTCATTGAGGGCCGGCTTGGCATCCTAGACCTGCTGAACGAGGAGTGTAAG ATGCCCCAAGGTAGTGATGCGAGCTGGGCCCAGAAGCTTTACCAGACCCATCTCAGCAGCTCACGCTTTCAGAAGCCCAAGAGGATGGATGCTTTTGTTGTCTGTCACTTTGCTGGCAAG GTGGAATACCAGTGTGATGGGTTTGTGGAGAAGAACAGGGACACTGTTCCTGAGGAACTGATGGGGCTGCTGCGAGCCAGCAAG GTCTGTAATGCT TCTGCCCTCCTGGCCGAGCTCTTCCTGGAGGAGGGGGATGGCCCCGTGTCCCGCAGGTCCGGCGGGGGCCGTGTGGGTCGCTCTGGCCGCAGGTCACTGCCCAGGACCcagaaaagcaagaaatgcATCTCCAGCCAG TTCAAAGCCTCCCTGAACCGGCTGATGGAGGTACTGGGCAGCACCTCCCCCCACTACATCCGCTGCATCAAACCTAACGACAGGAAAGAGCCCTTTGT GTTTGACTCCAGGAGAGCAGTGGAGCAGCTTCGAGCCTGTGGGGTCCTGGAGACCATCCAGATCAGTGCCTCGGGCTACCCCTCCAG GTGGACATACCAGGAGTTCTTAGAGAGGTACAGGCCTCTGGtgagcagagaggagctgaTGGGCACTGACATGAAGCAGATCTGCAGCCTTGCCCTTGGGAGACTGCTCCAA GACCCCAGCAAGTACCAGTGTGGGAGGACCAAGGTGTTTTTCCGGGCTGGCCAAGTGGcagccctggaggagctgcGGTACCAGCGTGTGAGGGCAGCCTGCACTCTGCTCCAGAGGCACCTGCGGGGCTGGTTGGCCCGGCGGAGCTTCGGCCGGGCACGGGCggcagtgctgtgtctgcagcGGTATGCCCGGGGCCTGCTGGCCCGCAG gTTTGTGAGGGTGCTGCGGAGGACCAgggctgctgtggtgctgcagaaGACACTGAGGATGGTGCTGGCCCGGCGCTCCTACCTCCAGCTGCGCCAGGCTGCCATCACCATCCAAGCCTTTGCCCGAGGCATGTTTGCCCGGCGCCTTCACCGACAG ATGGTGTGGCACCGCAAGGCTGTGGTGATCCAGGCTGCAGTGAGGGGCTGGCTGGCACGTACCCGCTATGCCCGCCTGCGCAGGGCCGTGgtgctcctgcagtgctgtgcccgCCGGGCGCGGGCGCGCCGGGAGCTGCAGCGGCTGAGGATCGAGGCACGCTCGGTGGAGCACTACAAACAGCTGCACAGGGGCATGGAGATCAAGGTGATCCAGCTGCAGTGTAGGCTGGATgagcag acccaggagaagcagcagctggtggagcagctcttggggctgcaggagcagctctcagGACTCACAGCTGCCCACACTGAGGAGGTGCAGCACCTGCAGGCTGAGCTGCGGCGGCTGCGGGAGGACACGGCCCGGGAGGCTCAGGAGCAGcatctggctgagctggagacGCACAGCATGGagagctgcctgggcagggaggtcGAGGAGATCAGGCAG cacttggTGGAGGTGGAGGCTgtgaagctgcagctggaggaggagagggatgcTCTGATGCAGCGCATGCGGGACCTGGAAG agcagcaccagcGGGTGGCACAGGAGAGCCAGGGGCTGCTgcgggagctgcaggaggagcgGGAGCACTATCGGAGCCTGGAGCAGGAATACGCTCGGCTGGAGCAGGACTACGAGAACCTGCGGGATGAGGTGGCCTTCCACAGG CAAAGCACCTTGAGACGATCCCCTTCATCTGAGAGCTTCCTGGGCTCTGAGAACAGCTGCCTGTCCTCCTCCATGTCCACAGCTTCCTCCCGAGACAGTTCTGACCAGCAGGCTGAG GGGCTGGAAGAGTATTGGCAGGCAGGGTCAGAGGGGCCACAGCCCGGTGATGAGACACTGCTGAAGGGCCAGAACCCCTTGGAGAAGGTGTGTGCTCTCCCCAGTGAGGAGCTCAGGACACAGGAAGAGCTGAGGAGATCCAAGGGCCCCATGAAGCTGGAGGAGAAGAACCCCTTGCAATTCCTGAAGTGCAGG aacacagcagagatgctggggctgagcaggagccTGGAGCCAGCGCCGGTGGGTGAAGATCTGAAACACGCCTATGACGCACTGCAGGTTGCCAACAG gTTGTTGGTgacccagctgcaggaggagaagcagcaccaTGAGGAGGAGGTCCAAAGGCTTCGCCGAGACATCTGCTCCCTGAAAGAGCTGAGCCAGAAGCAGGCAGCCCTCATCCAGgacctgcagagccagcagggccagAAGGGGCTGCAGTACCATGTCCTGCAGGTCAAGGAGGAGAACTGG GAGCTGGCCCAAAAGCTGGAGAAGCAGGAGAGGACCACCCTGAAGCTCCAGAAGCAGCTGAGATCCTATGCTAAGCAGATGCAGGAGCTAGCAG CAAAGAGAGAGGCTCCTGGGCCAACACGAGGgtcagcagtgcctgctgtggtCCCATCCCAGTACCCTGCAGTCTCATCCCTGGCTATGCTGGCATGGAGGAAGGAGGATGAGGGGCGCATCATCAAAGCCATCATCATAG ACTACAAACCCCAGAGTGGTCCTGGGGTGCTCCCAGACCTGCCAGCCTACATCCTGTTCCTGTGTTTCCGGCATGCAGATCAGTGCCACGACGAGCCACGGGCCCTCTCGCTTCTGGACTCAGCCATCAATGCCATCAAAAGGGTCATgaag aAGCACAGCAGTGACTTTGACACCGTGGCACTGTGGCTCTCCAACACCTGCCGGCTCCAGAACTGCCTGCGCCAGTATGGCCAGGATAAG agctgctggcaggggaaCACAGCACGGCAGAATGAGCATCGCCTGAGGAACGTGgacccctggagctgctgccgtAGCCTGGGGGTCCTGGCGGTGCAGCTCTACCAGCAGCTCATCCGCACAGCTGAGAAGGGCCTCAAACCCATGATCG TTGCTGCGATGCTGGAGAGTGAGCCCATCCAGGGTttgtcctcctcctgctcccctggtCACCGCCGCTcctcctcagcccctgcccacactctacctgagctgctgcagcatctgCACTCCCTCCGTGCCTCCCTGGACCACCACGGGCTGGCCCCCAGCGTGGGCCACCAGCTCCTGAGGCAGCTCCTCTTCCTTGTCAGTAGCACCACCCTCAACTACCTGCTGCTGAGGAAGGACACGtgctcctggagctgtggcatCCAGCTCAG GTACAATATCAGCCAGGTGGAGCAGTGGCTgcgggcagaggggctgcagcagagtGGGGCCCGTGAGGTGCTGGAGCCCCTGGTCCaggctgcccagctgctgcaggtgaaGAAGGTGACAGAGGAGGATGCTGGAGctctctgcagcctgtgcacTGTGCTGACACCTCAGCAG GTTGTGAAGATCCTCCGGGCTTACACCCcggctgtggggctggaggagcgTGTCAGCCCCCACTTCATCAGCATCGTGGAG aggcagctgcaggacCAGTatggagagggacctggacagcTCCTGGTGAACACCAGCCACCTCCTCCCTGTGCACCTGCCCTTCACGGCCTCTCCTCTGCACCTGGATGAGCTCCACATCCCTGACACCCTAAATCTGCCCTTCCTTGTCCGCCTCTGA
- the MEX3D gene encoding RNA-binding protein MEX3D produces the protein MPGSLYQPEPGQPARGPPRCLTLLSPPPPPAGQDPPPPEPEPGREREGPPAQGEAAALRFALDQMSLLGLEGAEEPAAGAGPGGLRDRERGGSPGPAPAAFGSLAPPLGPPALLAEPPAGRKKSVNMTACVPVPSSEHVAEIVGRQGCKIKALRAKTNTYIKTPVRGEEPVFIVTGRKEDVEMAKREILSAAEHFSMIRATRNKVNGLTGAMQGPPNLPGQTTIQVRVPYRVVGLVVGPKGATIKRIQQQTHTYIVTPSRDKEPVFEVTGMPENVDRAREEIEAHITMRTGSFIDINADNDFHSNGTDVCLDLQGSAGGPWAKAPHPAHPAHRSSAALRNDSLSSLGSASTESYYSGRVAAASPTSPYSTFSEPPAPLGSEECDFGFDFLALDLTTPTTTIWSPFERSGNPLQAFSSCSSINSSQRRNSGPATPRHSPTLPEGGAGLEHPSARRIPSDPAGALAWLPAQGSLSSFSNSTGYSSSSSLPGSISAASGSPTDSSSSDGHRKSSRECMVCLESEVMAALVPCGHNLFCMECALRICGRAQPQCPACHAPATQAIHIFS, from the exons CGAGGCGGCCGCGCTGAGGTTCGCGCTGGACCAGATGtcgctgctggggctggagggcgCGGAGGAGCCGGCGGccggcgcggggccgggcggccTACGGGATCGGGAGCGCGGCGGGTCCCCGGGTCCGGCCCCGGCCGCCTTCGGCAGCCTGGCCCCGCCGCTCGGGCCGCCCGCGCTGCTCGCAGAGCCGCCCGCCGGCAGGAAGAAGAGCGTGAACATGACCGCGTGCGTCCCCGTGCCCAGCTCCGAGCACGTCGCCGAGATCGTGGGCCGGCAAG GCTGCAAAATCAAAGCCCTGCGTGCCAAGACCAACACATACATCAAGACGCCGGTGAGGGGCGAGGAGCCCGTGTTCATCGTCACGGGGAGGAAGGAGGACGTGGAGATGGCGAAGCGGGAGATCCTCTCGGCCGCCGAGCACTTCTCCATGATCCGGGCCACGCGCAACAAAGTGAACGGGCTGACGGGAGCCATGCAGGGGCCCCCCAACCTGCCGGGACAGACCACAATCCAGGTGAGGGTCCCGTACCgggtggtggggctggtggtgggGCCCAAGGGAGCCACCATCAAGCGGATCCAGCAGCAGACACACACCTACATCGTGACACCCAGCCGGGACAAGGAGCCCGTGTTCGAGGTGACGGGCATGCCCGAGAACGTGGACCGTGCCCGCGAGGAGATCGAGGCGCACATCACCATGAGGACAGGCTCCTTCATCGACATCAACGCCGACAACGACTTCCACTCCAACGGCACCGACGTCTGCCTCGACCTGCAGGGCAGCGCGGGCGGCCCGTGGGCCAAGgccccccaccctgcccaccctgcccaccgCTCCTCGGCCGCCCTGCGCAACGACAGcctcagctccctgggcagtgcctcCACCGAGTCCTACTACAGCGGTCGGGTGGCAGCTGCCAGCCCCACCAGCCCCTACAGCACCTTCAGCgagcccccggccccgctgggCTCCGAGGAGTGCGACTTCGGCTTTGACTTCTTGGCCCTCGACCTCACGACGCCCACCACCACCATCTGGTCGCCCTTCGAGCGCTCGGGCAACCCCCTGCAggccttcagcagctgctcctccatcAACAGCTCGCAGAGACGCAACAGTGGCCCGGCCACGCCGCGCCACTCACCCACCCTGCCCgagggcggggcggggctggAGCACCCCTCTGCCCGCCGCATCCCCAGCGACCCCGCCGGCGCCCTGGCCTGGCTGCCCGCCCAGGGCTcactctcctccttctccaacAGCACCGGCtactcctcctcttcctcgcTGCCCGGCAGCATCTCCGCCGCCTCGGGCTCGCCCACCGACTCCAGCAGCTCCGACGGGCACCGCAAGAGCTCCCGGGAGTGCATGGTGTGCCTGGAGAGCGAGGTGATGGCCGCCCTCGTGCCCTGCGGCCACAACCTCTTCTGCATGGAGTGTGCCCTGCGCATCTGCGGCCGGGCGCAGCCGCAGTGCCCCGCGTGCCACGCGCCCGCCACCCAAGCCATCCACATCTTCTCCTAG